A single genomic interval of Zingiber officinale cultivar Zhangliang chromosome 4A, Zo_v1.1, whole genome shotgun sequence harbors:
- the LOC121970165 gene encoding LRR receptor-like serine/threonine-protein kinase RGI5 gives MRRIRVTVSTASLFFFAFLTAGLSPDGKALLALLPAGASHGWEPLPSWNPSDPTPCAWRGVSCTPDGRVISLSLAHTFLNLTSLPPELGALSSLQLLNLSSANISGVIPPALGALSSLRILDLSSNSLSGTIPPQLGSMAGLQFFLLDSNRLSGGIPPALANLTSLQVLCLQDNSLNGSIPSQLGSLRALQQLRVGGNPGLSGPLPRQLGLLTNLTTFGAAATSLSGTIPREFGNLVNLETFALYDTDVSGPLPPELGSCSELRNLYLHMNKITGVIPPELGKLQKLTSLLLWGNSLTGTIPVALSNCSALVVLDLSANKLAGEVPGEIGRLDFLEIMEQLHLSDNMLTGSIPEELSNCSSLTTLQLDKNALSGSIPWQIGNLKSLESLFLWGNSLSGTIPVSFGNCTELYALDLSQNGLTGSIPEDIFTLNKLSKLLLLGNSLTGPLPSSVSNCQSLVRLRLGENQLSGKIPNEIGKLQNLVFLDVYSNHFSGELPSEIANIAVLELLDAHDNRLTGEIPPRLGELINLEQLDLSQNGFTGEIPSRFSNFSYLNKLILNDNFLTGALPKSIRNLQKLTLLDVSGNRLSGPVPPEIGFLTSLTISLNLSSNRFIGAIPPEMSGLTQLQSLDLSDNTFSGGIQVLGLLTSLAYLNISFNNFSGPIPATPFFQTLSPNSYLHNPNLCRSSDGFTCSNQARRIAVKTVKIVALTCVLLGSITLLFTVIWIFINRNRRFTVENSEFDDFSYPWTFIPFQRLNFTVDDILRCLKDENVIGKGCSGIVYKAEMPNGELIAVKKLWKTKKEDDLVDPFESEIQILGHIRHRNIVKLLGYCSNKCVKLLLYNYISNGNLQQLLQENTSLDWETRYKTALGSAQGLAYLHHDCIPSILHRDVKSNNILLDSKFEAYLADFGLAKLKDSPSYNQTVSRIAGSYGYMAPEYGYTANITEKSDVYSYGVVLLEILSGRSAVESAGNDSLHIVEWVNKKMGSFEPAINILEPKLQGLPDQMVQEMLQTLGIAMLCVNSSPAERPTMKEVVALLKEVKSPGEGGGNTSEQPLLKPE, from the exons ATGAGGAGGATCAGAGTCACCGTTTCCACTGCTTCACTGTTCTTCTTTGCTTTTCTTACAGCCGGTCTCTCGCCTGACGGCAAAGCTCTGCTAGCTCTGTTGCCTGCCGGCGCCTCCCACGGCTGGGAGCCGCTGCCGTCGTGGAACCCTTCCGATCCCACTCCCTGCGCTTGGCGTGGTGTCTCCTGCACCCCCGATGGCAGAGTCATCTCCCTCTCCCTCGCTCACACCTTCCTCAACCTCACCTCCCTCCCGCCGGAGCTCGGCGCCCTCTCCTCCCTCCAGCTGCTCAACCTCTCATCCGCCAACATCTCCGGCGTTATCCCACCAGCGCTCGGCGCCCTCTCCTCGCTCCGCATCCTCGACCTCTCCTCCAACTCCCTGTCGGGCACCATCCCGCCGCAGCTAGGCTCGATGGCCGGCCTCCAGTTCTTCCTCCTCGACTCCAACCGCCTTTCTGGTGGCATCCCCCCGGCCTTGGCCAACCTCACCTCCCTTCAGGTCCTCTGCCTCCAGGACAACTCCCTCAACGGCTCCATCCCCTCCCAACTCGGCTCCTTGCGCGCCCTCCAGCAGCTCCGCGTCGGCGGCAACCCCGGCCTCTCGGGCCCACTCCCGCGGCAGCTCGGCCTGCTTACCAACCTCACCACCTTCGGCGCCGCCGCCACCAGCCTCTCCGGCACCATCCCCCGGGAGTTCGGCAACCTCGTCAATCTCGAAACTTTTGCTCTCTATGACACCGACGTCTCCGGTCCTCTACCGCCGGAGCTGGGCTCCTGCTCCGAATTGAGGAACCTTTATTTGCACATGAACAAAATCACCGGCGTCATCCCCCCGGAGCTGGGCAAGCTGCAGAAGCTCACCAGCCTGCTCTTGTGGGGGAACTCTCTCACAGGGACGATCCCCGTCGCGCTCTCCAACTGTTCCGCATTGGTAGTCCTCGACTTGTCCGCGAACAAGCTCGCCGGCGAGGTTCCCGGCGAGATAGGGAGGCTGGACTTTCTGga gatcatggAGCAACTGCATCTCTCCGATAACATGCTCACAGGTTCCATCCCAGAGGAGTTGAGCAACTGCAGCAGTCTGACAACATTGCAACTCGACAAGAATGCCCTGTCTGGTTCCATACCTTGGCAAATTGGGAACTTGAAATCCTTGGAGAGCCTCTTTCTGTGGGGCAACTCGTTGTCGGGGACGATTCCGGTGTCTTTCGGCAACTGCACGGAGCTGTATGCCCTAGACTTGTCCCAGAACGGCCTCACAGGATCCATCCCGGAGGACATTTTTACGCTGAACAAACTCAGCAAGCTCCTCCTGTTGGGCAATTCCTTGACAGGGCCACTGCCTTCGAGTGTTTCAAACTGCCAATCTTTAGTCAGGCTGAGGCTCGGAGAGAACCAGCTCTCTGGTAAGATCCCTAACGAGATCGGGAAGCTGCAAAATCTGGTGTTCTTGGACGTTTACAGTAACCATTTCTCAGGGGAGTTGCCTTCAGAGATCGCGAATATCGCTGTCTTGGAGCTGCTCGATGCCCACGACAACCGTTTAACCGGAGAAATCCCTCCTCGACTAGGGGAGCTGATAAACCTAGAACAGCTCGACCTGAGCCAGAACGGCTTCACCGGAGAAATCCCATCGCGCTTTAGTAACTTCAGTTACTTGAATAAGCTCATCCTGAATGACAATTTCCTCACCGGTGCGTTGCCCAAATCCATCAGGAACTTGCAGAAGCTGACCTTGCTGGATGTAAGTGGTAATCGCCTATCAGGTCCTGTTCCTCCTGAGATTGGTTTCTTGACCAGCCTAACCATTAGTCTGAACTTGAGCTCCAACCGCTTCATCGGAGCAATCCCGCCGGAGATGTCTGGCCTGACGCAGTTGCAATCCTTGGACCTCTCAGACAATACGTTCAGTGGAGGAATTCAAGTCTTGGGGCTGCTCACTAGTCTTGCCTATCTGAACATCTCATTCAACAATTTCTCCGGACCAATTCCGGCAACTCCATTTTTTCAAACTCTATCACCCAACTCCTACCTTCATAACCCAAACCTCTGTCGGTCTTCTGATGGATTTACTTGCTCTAATCAAGCACGGAGAATTGCTGTTAAGACAGTTAAAATTGTGGCTCTTACATGCGTCCTTTTGGGTTCTATCACTCTTTTGTTTACAGTTATATGGATCTTCATAAACAGAAACAGAAGATTCACTGTCGAAAACTCTGAGTTCGATGACTTCTCGTATCCATGGACCTTCATCCCATTTCAGAGACTGAACTTCACAGTCGACGACATTCTCAGGTGTCTGAAGGATGAAAATGTCATCGGAAAAGGTTGCTCTGGCATTGTCTACAAAGCCGAAATGCCCAATGGGGAACTCATTGCTGTGAAGAAGCTTTGGAAGACAAAGAAGGAAgatgatctggtcgatccgtTTGAGTCTGAGATTCAAATACTCGGGCACATCAGACATCGAAACATCGTTAAGTTGTTAGGTTACTGCTCCAACAAGTGTGTCAAGCTCCTCCTCTACAACTACATCTCCAATGGCAATCTGCAACAGCTTTTGCAAGAGAATACAAGTCTGGATTGGGAGACAAGGTACAAGACTGCGCTTGGATCAGCACAAGGTTTAGCCTATCTCCACCATGACTGCATTCCTTCAATTCTTCACAGGGATGTGAAGTCTAACAATATACTCTTAGATTCCAAATTCGAAGCGTATTTGGCCGACTTTGGCTTGGCGAAGCTGAAGGATTCGCCAAGTTACAACCAAACTGTGTCAAGGATTGCAGGTTCTTATGGCTATATGGCACCAG AATATGGATACACAGCAAATATCACAGAGAAGAGCGACGTATACAGCTACGGCGTGGTCCTCCTAGAGATCCTAAGTGGGCGAAGTGCGGTTGAATCGGCGGGTAATGACAGTCTTCACATAGTCGAGTGGGTGAACAAGAAGATGGGTAGTTTTGAGCCTGCAATCAACATCTTGGAGCCAAAGCTGCAAGGCCTGCCTGATCAAATGGTGCAGGAGATGCTTCAGACACTCGGCATTGCCATGTTATGCGTGAATTCATCACCGGCGGAGCGCCCCACCATGAAGGAGGTGGTGGCATTGCTGAAGGAAGTGAAGAGCCCAGGTGAAGGAGGAGGGAACACTTCTGAACAGCCTCTTCTGAAACCTGAGTAA